CTAAGTCGTAACAAGGTAGCCGTAGGGGAACCTGCGGCTGGATCACCTCCTTTTCTAAGGATTCTTAGAAATAGGTTCCTGCTGGTGACAGCGAGGAATCGAATCCGTGGAAGCGATTCTCAGTTAAGACTCAACAGGAAGCTTCGCTTCAATTTCACCACCAAAACATCACGAAAGCCCGCAGCGGACTGTCGCCAGCCGTTGCGGGTTTTTTCGTGCGCGCATGGTAGCGTAGCAGGTCTGTCTGACGGAGCTGACCGATCGGACGTATTGGACCGATCGGTAATCTGACCGATTGGACGGATCTGACTGATCAGTCTGATTTAGAATCGGTCTGATCTGTCAAATCAGTCTGATCGGTCGGAAATCATCACGACAAATCTGTCGGATCGGTCGGAAATCATTGCGACAAATCTGTCGGATCGGACTGATCGTCTTTTTGGCTTGACAGTCCGACGGAGCTGACTGATCGGACGTATTGGACTGATTGGTGATCTGACTGATTGGACGGATCCGACTGATCAGCCTGATTTGGAATCGGTCCGATCTGTCAAATCTGTCTGATCGGTCGTAAAATCATTGCGACAATTCGGTCAAACCTGCACCGTCCCTTTGCATTCTGGATAGCTGCTGCATCCCCAGAACTGCGATCCCGGATTTTGGCCACCTCGCGCGGTTCTCAACACCATTGGTGCTTCGCACTTTGGGCATTCTGGAATTTTCGCCTTGCTCCCCTGCCCTGGATTCGGTGCTTCGCTGCGGCGCTGTCGTTCGTCCAATCGGGCAATCGCTAGTTGTTCGCTGTAGCCTCCTCCTTTGATATAGCTCTCTTCAAGCTGGGTGATCTGTCGATCGAGCAGAAAGTTCGCTTGGTGGATCAAACAAATCGTTGCGTTGGCTCGAACCTCAGACTCATCGTTGTCGAGCCACTCCGAATACAGGTCCCAGCGTTCTTGGTCGGTTAGCTCAGTGATTTCGCGGTTGGGAGAACTGTTTTGTTCTTTCCAGCGTTTTGGTACTGAGCGGACCAGAAGTGATTGCCGGTCGTCGCGGTTCCAGATTTTCATTCGGCGATGCCGTAGGAAATCTTCGTAATCCAGCAGTAGCTCTTCCAAGCTAGCTCTCGCTACATTCGTCAGCCTTAGTTCTGTTTGTGAACTGACCGCTGAGGCTCGACTGCCTTCGGCAATGTTTTGTCGCCCCGACCGAGCTGCTTGGACCATCTGATCAACAGTCCGTGATCGAGTTTCTACAAACCGTTCGCAAAACCAAACGGTGGAATCATAGATAAGAGTGGCGGTTTGGAAGGATGCCAGTAGACGGTACCCACCGCTCATGCGAATTCTTGACATCGGAGACTGGGATTCGGCGGAAATTGAAATAGTGAAGGCCATGCGATGCCAAGCCATCGGGCCGCGAATCCCGTCGCGTGCGAATCAAGATCTTTCAGGATTCCCGCACCGTCAACCCGGGGGGGCGACGCAGGTCCAGCAATTCCGGCAGGATCCTTTCTAGGAATCTGATGCGCCCGATCCGTCAGCAACTCGGAATCGGCCGCGGGGAACAGTCGATGTCGTGAAACCCGCTTCTTAGATTCGATGTTTGACTTTTCTGTTTGGGCAAGCGTTAACGATTGTGCCGATGTTGTCCGATAAATGGGTTCTAGGAAATAGAACCGCTTCAATCGTTCACGTCGTTATCGACAATCGGATTTGAAAATGTCGCTCGCGCCACCCCGCCTTTGCCGTTGGTCACTACTGCTGTGCATTTGTTTGATCAATGCATGGTGTCTGCGCCCAATGAATGCTGCTGCAGAGCAAAACTCAGCAGAGCAATCCAATCGCGTGACTTGGCGGCCGGTCCGAGCGACCAAAGCGGGCCAAAAGCGAGCCGCGGCGAAAAATGCTGGTAATGCGACGAAGAATGTCCAGCCTGCGGCGTATCACCCCGAAATCACCGAATATTCTGATGTCGTGATCGACGATTCATCATTCGGGAGCTGTGATGGATACGGATGTGATGCTATGGGCTGTGATGCGATGGGAGGTGGAATGCCTCGAAATCGCATTCGAGCACCATTTTCGAATTTGAATTACCGGATTCAGGCAGACTATCTACTTTGGTCCTTGGGTGGTTTTGATCTGCCGGCGTTGGTGACGACCAGCCCCATCGGAACCTCTGCAGCTACAGCGGGTGTGTTGAACCAGAATGGAACCACTGTATTATTTGGTGATGAAGAGGTCGCCGACGATTTGCGTTCCGGAGTGCGGTTGACGTTGCAATGGGATAATCGTTGTGAAAGCGAGGGTTTCGATCTGAGCTTTACTGGGATCTTTGATGACAACGAAACATTTCGCGATAGCCGTTCACTATTGGCTCGACCCGTTTTCGATACAGGGGTCGGTGCGGAGTCCGCGTTGCTGGTGTCGCATCCCGATTTTCTTAGCGGCAGCATCAGTGCCAGCATGGAAAGCAGTCTCTATGCATTCGATGTCATGAGGCGGCAGCGGATTTGCACCGCATTTTGTGACAACCTTGATTTGTCATTCGGTTACCGTCATGGACGCTTGGATGAGTCACTTCGGATGGACCAGCAATCCACCTTCACTCAGGCTCAGGGGCCGATTGTTTCGGGGACTTCACAAAGTCTGTCGGATTTATTCGAAACTGAAAATCGTTTTCATGGTGCACAGTTCGGATTGCGGTATCAATCCCGCTACCGAAACGGTTTGCACCTAACAGCCAACGGAAAGCTGGCTTTTGGTGTCAACCAAGCTGAAGCTCGCATCCGAGGCACGACGACGACCACCGTTCCAGGATCGGGTTCATCCACGACCACAGGTGGTCTATTGGCTCAGGCAACCAATATTGGCGACTATGACCAGTCGGACTTCACTTTGATTCCTGAGTTCGGCATCACTCTTTCGACCTATTTTGATCGAAACCTACAGATCGGAATCGGCTACAACGTGATGGTCTGGACGAATGCGATTCAAGTGGAAGACACCATTGATCGCAACGT
This genomic interval from Stieleria sp. JC731 contains the following:
- a CDS encoding BBP7 family outer membrane beta-barrel protein, which translates into the protein MNAAAEQNSAEQSNRVTWRPVRATKAGQKRAAAKNAGNATKNVQPAAYHPEITEYSDVVIDDSSFGSCDGYGCDAMGCDAMGGGMPRNRIRAPFSNLNYRIQADYLLWSLGGFDLPALVTTSPIGTSAATAGVLNQNGTTVLFGDEEVADDLRSGVRLTLQWDNRCESEGFDLSFTGIFDDNETFRDSRSLLARPVFDTGVGAESALLVSHPDFLSGSISASMESSLYAFDVMRRQRICTAFCDNLDLSFGYRHGRLDESLRMDQQSTFTQAQGPIVSGTSQSLSDLFETENRFHGAQFGLRYQSRYRNGLHLTANGKLAFGVNQAEARIRGTTTTTVPGSGSSTTTGGLLAQATNIGDYDQSDFTLIPEFGITLSTYFDRNLQIGIGYNVMVWTNAIQVEDTIDRNVSQFPPELPTGTQDPSFDFDSGTFVAHGLNFNAVFAF
- a CDS encoding four helix bundle suffix domain-containing protein; this encodes MSRIRMSGGYRLLASFQTATLIYDSTVWFCERFVETRSRTVDQMVQAARSGRQNIAEGSRASAVSSQTELRLTNVARASLEELLLDYEDFLRHRRMKIWNRDDRQSLLVRSVPKRWKEQNSSPNREITELTDQERWDLYSEWLDNDESEVRANATICLIHQANFLLDRQITQLEESYIKGGGYSEQLAIARLDERQRRSEAPNPGQGSKAKIPECPKCEAPMVLRTARGGQNPGSQFWGCSSYPECKGTVQV